The genomic interval GTTTGCCTACACTGGGGTAATATCTCCTTTAAACAAAGACACCACGGCAAACGTCAAGGCTGCAGCTCAAGCACTGGGGGTCGCTAGAGTGCTGGAAATCTGCAACGAAGAGGAGGGGACGAGGGAAGATGGAAGAGCCAAGAAGGAAGAGCGAAAGATCTCTGCTGTGGATGAGATGAAGATTAGTCTTCGTTCTGTTGAACAGCTGTGGGCAGACAGAGTGGGCTGTGATGTGATTTTGGATGTTGACGGGACTTTACACCATGGTTTGTTGACATTATTTGATTAATCTCTAGTTATCTGGTTGATTATTTGATTTTGGTCGAtgtttaaactcttcttttgTATGTCTCAAGTTCACAGAGTCATCCTTGCAGCGAGCAGTGACTACTTCCGTGGCATGTTCACCTGCGGAATGAGGGAATCCCATCTGACCTGTGTTGCCCTTCCCTTCCTGGTAGCATCTGACTTCCAGGCCCTTATTGGCTGCTCCTACAGTGGGACCCTGTCGCTCAGCTGGGACTGTGTCTTCGAGATCACCTGcacagctctgcagctgcagttcCAGCCCGCCCTGTCGCTTTGCCTCGACTTCATGCGGTGCGAAATGGAGGCAGAGTCATGTCTGGACATTGCGTCTTTTGCGGAAGCCTATGGGATGTCAGAGCTCCTTGAAGAAGCCAATGACTTTGTACTGAGGAACTTCTGGGAGGTGTCATCCACGGCAAAGTTTCAGGACCTACCGGCGGAGAAGCTTCTAGATTATCTCAGCTGTGATGGCCTGTGCGTGCCCTCGGAGCTGGCTGTATTTCGAGCTGTAATCTCATGGATTGAGGCCGATCCTGAAGAGCGATTGGGCCAAGCTGGCCGACTGATGACCGCAGTCCGCTTTCCACTTATGACGTTTCGAGAGTTCCGGGAGGTCAGGGCCATTAACCTGCGCCTGGAGTGCTTCGGAAACAAAGAAGTGGAACTCTATGGTTCAGCACTCAAGGAATTTGGTTTCAGCCTTCCACAGCCCCAGGATCAGTGGCGGGTCAGGCGACCCAAGGACGCCCTGGTTCTGGTCGGGGGAGACCAGCTGAACCCAGATATGGGTCAACGCATACCAAGCAGGGAGCTGTGGTTTGCAAACTCCCTGCGCAGTGGCACCGGGTTGGTGAGGGAGATGGAATGGAGGAGGATGGGTGAGATGCCAGACAAGCCCAAGTTCAGGCATGGAGTCACAGCAATGGACGGAAAGCTGTATGTGATTGGAGGGTGTTACTTCTACGCTAAGGATAATATAATGAAATCTGCCCATAGGTAAATGGATAGAATCATAACACAAATATCCTCTAATCAATTTCAGTAACAACTGTGGCCTCACTATATCCGTCTTTACCTTTATCTTCATCGCACATGTGCTAGTTACGATCCTGTGCAGAACAGCTGGAAGAGGCTGGCAGACATGCTGGAGTTCAGAAGTAACTTCTCAGTCGTGGCACTTGAGCGACGCCTTTACGCCGTCGGTGGAGATAAAGAGATCGACAGCAACGTGCACAGTGTTGAGATGTACAACCCAGACACTGACTCCTGGAGGTAAGATTTGTGATGTCACACTCAACGCCGACTGTCTGACACAGTACTGACCTTTCAGAGCAGAATCAGGGTGAGATGCATGAAGGTCCAGCTTTAGTATGTTCAACATCACATGTATGATGGGTGCGTCTGGTCTTCAATAGGAGACAAGCTGCCACAACATTTGATAGACTAACATTTTGTCCTACGCACAAGAATCAGTTCTGTTGTCAGATTTGAAAATAACTTTGGACAATGTAAGTTTTAACAGAGTTCGGTGCTCGTGAGCTGCAATCAACAGCACAATATATATCAGCTGGTGTTTCATTTAAGTTTCTgctatgttttcatgtttcccaGCTTTGTCCAGCCCCTGGATCGGACTCTGAGCGGCTCTGCT from Hippoglossus stenolepis isolate QCI-W04-F060 chromosome 23, HSTE1.2, whole genome shotgun sequence carries:
- the si:ch211-63p21.8 gene encoding kelch-like protein 33, with the protein product MEFSRHNLPMDWEERWRKEKERRKRVIEEGGEGMKQENRELRRIVAYNDSRMGLSTRGGETEGSEVGVIRPRPEGIGERRSEEAFRDEGRGDNVHIYHSESSSKEMFRALKELWDSSLLTDLTLNTENGSSLHVHSPVLAAVSSVLLQRLRDTRGEHTDEDGGFHRWSVSLGSEVDPVGLQAVVEFAYTGVISPLNKDTTANVKAAAQALGVARVLEICNEEEGTREDGRAKKEERKISAVDEMKISLRSVEQLWADRVGCDVILDVDGTLHHVHRVILAASSDYFRGMFTCGMRESHLTCVALPFLVASDFQALIGCSYSGTLSLSWDCVFEITCTALQLQFQPALSLCLDFMRCEMEAESCLDIASFAEAYGMSELLEEANDFVLRNFWEVSSTAKFQDLPAEKLLDYLSCDGLCVPSELAVFRAVISWIEADPEERLGQAGRLMTAVRFPLMTFREFREVRAINLRLECFGNKEVELYGSALKEFGFSLPQPQDQWRVRRPKDALVLVGGDQLNPDMGQRIPSRELWFANSLRSGTGLVREMEWRRMGEMPDKPKFRHGVTAMDGKLYVIGGCYFYAKDNIMKSAHSYDPVQNSWKRLADMLEFRSNFSVVALERRLYAVGGDKEIDSNVHSVEMYNPDTDSWSFVQPLDRTLSGSAVTVVDGGIFVSGGFDCRYVCLASMFLYHPQRGTTYLADMAHDRAQHCMEALRGRLYVTGGVCNLRAFYTNQQACEVFDPVTDSWTALASLPVPHVGAASAVLEEKIYILGGYCQDDYSESGLVHRFDPCTQRWENMGKLPGAVTDIRACLLRLPQHFRH